The nucleotide sequence CAGGCACCGAAGTACCTGTTTCTTAAATTAAGTGAAAAAATATCTTCACTTAAACCGGATCAACTGACTCGCTGCTGTTAGCATCAGGTAAATCGGTGCTATCACTTTTCACCTCTTCCCCTTCTGCTGCCAACCCATCTTCATCGTCTTCATCATCTTCGGGCTCAGCAACCCGCTGTAAGCCGACAACTTTCTCATCTTCAGCGGTACGAATAAGTGTTACGCCTTGAGTATTCCGGCCAACAACGCTGACTTCCGACACCCTTGTACGTACTAATGTGCCAGCATCCGTAATCATCATTATTTGATCGGTTGGTTCAACCTGAATTGCCCCGATCACGTTACCATTACGCTCACTGACTTTAATTGAGATAACCCCCTGCGTTGCACGGGATTTGATCGGATATTCGTTTTCAGCGGTGCGTTTGCCATAACCGTTTTCAGTGACCGTCAGAATTTCTCCTTCTCCACGCGGGATAATCAGAGAAACAACTTTATCTTCACCATTTAGTTTAATACCACGTACACCGGTAGCGGTACGCCCCATTGAACGAACCGCTTCTTCTGCAAAACGAACAACCTTCCCTTCCGCGGAGAACAACATAACTTCGTTACTACCGTCAGTCAGGTCAACGCCGATCAGCTCATCACCATCATTAAGATTAACGGCGAGAATGCCCGCACTGCGCGGACGGCTGAAATCTTGCAACGCGGTTTTCTTCACGGTCCCACTGGCGGTAGCCATAAAGACATATAACCCTTCTTCATATTCACGCACCGGCAGAATCGCCGTAATTCGCTCATTTTGCTCTAACGGCAACAGGTTAACAATCGGACGACCACGGGCACCACGGCTAGCCTCCGGTAATTGATAAACCTTCATCCAGTACAAGCGGCCACGGCTGGAGAAGCAGAGGATCGTATCGTGGGTATTGGCAACCAACAACTTGTCAATAAAATCTTCTTCTTTAATACGCGCTGCGGATTTACCTTTACCACCACGGCGCTGCGCTTCATAGTCAGATAACGGCTGATATTTGACATACCCTTGATGTGACAGCGTAACAACAACATCTTCCTGATTAATCAAATCTTCAATATTGATATCAGCCGTATTTTCCGTGATTTCAGTACGGCGGGCATCGCTGTATTGCGCCTTAATTGCCAACAACTCTTCACGGATCACTTCCATCAAGCGCTCAGGATTTTCCAAAATGAACAGCAATTCGCCGATTAATGTCAGCAATTCACGATATTCATCCAGCAGTTTTTCATGCTCCAAACCAGTCAGTTTCTGCAAACGCAGATCCAGAATCGCCTGAGCCTGTTGTTCAGTCAGATAATATTTACCCTCATGCACGCCATATTGTGATTCCAGCCATTCAGGGCGGGCAGCATCATCGCCGGCACGTTCTAACATGGTGGCAACACTACCTAATTCCCACGGCTG is from Photorhabdus laumondii subsp. laumondii and encodes:
- the gyrA gene encoding DNA topoisomerase (ATP-hydrolyzing) subunit A — translated: MSDIAREITPVNIEEELKSSYLDYAMSVIVGRALPDVRDGLKPVHRRVLYAMSVLGNDWNKPYKKSARVVGDVIGKYHPHGDSAVYDTIVRMAQPFSLRYMLVDGQGNFGSVDGDSAAAMRYTEVRMAKVAHELLADLEKETVDFVPNYDGTEQIPEVMPTKVPNLLINGSSGIAVGMATNIPPHNLSEVIDGCLAYIEDENISIEGLMQYIPGPDFPTAAIINGRRGIQEAYRTGRGKIYIRARAEIEVDEKNGRETILVHEIPYQVNKARLIEKIAELVKEKRIEGVSALRDESDKDGMRIVIEVKRDAVGEVVLNNLYSLTQLQVSFGINMVALHQGQPKLLNLKDIISAFVCHRREVVTRRTIFELRKARERAHILEALAVALANIDPIIELIRFASTPAEAKAALVAQPWELGSVATMLERAGDDAARPEWLESQYGVHEGKYYLTEQQAQAILDLRLQKLTGLEHEKLLDEYRELLTLIGELLFILENPERLMEVIREELLAIKAQYSDARRTEITENTADINIEDLINQEDVVVTLSHQGYVKYQPLSDYEAQRRGGKGKSAARIKEEDFIDKLLVANTHDTILCFSSRGRLYWMKVYQLPEASRGARGRPIVNLLPLEQNERITAILPVREYEEGLYVFMATASGTVKKTALQDFSRPRSAGILAVNLNDGDELIGVDLTDGSNEVMLFSAEGKVVRFAEEAVRSMGRTATGVRGIKLNGEDKVVSLIIPRGEGEILTVTENGYGKRTAENEYPIKSRATQGVISIKVSERNGNVIGAIQVEPTDQIMMITDAGTLVRTRVSEVSVVGRNTQGVTLIRTAEDEKVVGLQRVAEPEDDEDDEDGLAAEGEEVKSDSTDLPDANSSESVDPV